The Pseudomonas pergaminensis nucleotide sequence GTTGCCGGAAAAAGCCGCGATACAGCCGCCATTTGCCGACCAAATGAGCGCCCAGAGGTCGTCGTGGCGCCAGGGTCTCGATATACTCGGCCCTTGCAAGCGCAAGAACCGCAGTCTTGAGGGGCTGCTGTGCCAAAACGTCGTTGGGTGCCATCCAGCCGATTTGGCAGAGTTTCCCTTTAGTACGCCTTACGAGAAACGCATCACGCGGTGTATGTTGGTGCTGAAACGTTTTTTTCGAAGACGGCTATCCACTTGAAATACCCATGAAGCGTTACGGGTCAGAGGCCCTCGGCATGATCGAACTCGAACAAGAAGATCCTATCCCGCAAGGCGATCTCGCCCTGCAAATCACCGCACTCCCGCGTGAAACCAACGGTTTCGGCGACATCTTCGGCGGCTGGCTGGTCGCGCAGATGGACCTGGCTGGCACCGCAATGGCCAGCAAGGTCGCAGGCGGCCGCGTGGCCACCGTGGCCATCGATCGCATGGCGTTCCTGGTGCCGGTTGCCGTGGGCGCGCAGCTGTCCTTCTATACCCAGGCCCTGGAGATCGGCCGTAGCTCGATCCAGATGATGGTCGAGGTGTGGAGCGATGACCCGCTGTCCAGCGA carries:
- a CDS encoding acyl-CoA thioesterase — its product is MIELEQEDPIPQGDLALQITALPRETNGFGDIFGGWLVAQMDLAGTAMASKVAGGRVATVAIDRMAFLVPVAVGAQLSFYTQALEIGRSSIQMMVEVWSDDPLSSEWRKVTEAVFVFVAIDGSGRTRSVPSRAR